A genomic segment from Bubalus kerabau isolate K-KA32 ecotype Philippines breed swamp buffalo chromosome 14, PCC_UOA_SB_1v2, whole genome shotgun sequence encodes:
- the GPT gene encoding alanine aminotransferase 1 isoform X4: MNPYVRRVEYAVRGPIVQRALELEQELRQGVKKPFTEVIRANIGDAQAMGQIPITFPRQVLALCVHPDLLNSPDFPDDAKRRAERILQACGGHSLGAYSISAGVQMIREDVARYIERRDGGIPADPNNIFLSTGASDAIVTVLKLLVTGEGRTRTGVLIPIPQYPLYSAALAEFNAVQVDYYLDEERAWALDVAELRRALRQARDHCRPRALCVINPGNPTGQVQTRECIEDVIRFAFEERLFLLADEVYQDNVYAEGSQFHSFKKVLTEMGPPYAAEQELASFHSISKGYMGECGFRGGYVEVVNMDATVKQQMQKLRSVRLCPPTPGQVLLDVAVSPPAPSDPSFPRFQAERRAVLAELAAKAKLTEQVFNEAPGIRCNPVQGAMYSFPRVQLPPRAVQRAQELGLAPDMFFCLRLLEETGICVVPGSGFGQREGTYHFRMTILPPMEKLRPLLEKLSQFHAKFTHEYS, translated from the exons ATGAATCCTTATGTCCGGAGGGTGGAGTATGCGGTGCGAGGCCCCATCGTGCAGCGGGCACTGGAGCTGGAGCAAGAGCTGCGCCAG GGCGTAAAGAAGCCCTTCACCGAGGTCATCCGCGCCAACATCGGGGACGCACAGGCCATGGGGCAGATCCCTATCACCTTCCCGCGCCAG GTCCTGGCTCTCTGCGTCCACCCCGATCTCCTGAACAGCCCTGACTTCCCCGACGACGCCAAGAGGAGGGCGGAGCGCATCTTGCAGGCGTGTGGGGGCCACAGCCTGG GGGCCTACAGCATCAGCGCTGGCGTCCAGATGATCCGTGAGGATGTGGCGCGGTACATCGAGCGGCGCGATGGAGGCATTCCCGCTGACCCCAATAACATCTTTCTGTCCACGGGAGCCAGCGATGCCATTGTG ACGGTGCTGAAGTTGCTGGTAACCGGCGAGGGTCGTACGCGCACGGGCGTGCTTATCCCTATCCCTCAGTATCCACTCTACTCGGCCGCGCTGGCCGAGTTCAACGCGGTGCAGGTGGACTACTACCTGGACGAGGAGCGTGCCTGGGCGCTCGACGTGGCCGAGCTGCGGCGCGCGCTGCGCCAGGCGCGTGACCACTGCCGCCCCCGCGCGCTCTGCGTCATCAACCCCGGGAACCCCACCG GGCAGGTGCAGACCCGCGAGTGCATCGAGGACGTGATCCGCTTCGCCTTTGAGGAGAGGCTTTTCCTATTGGCCGATGAG GTGTACCAAGACAACGTGTATGCCGAGGGCTCGCAGTTTCACTCGTTCAAGAAGGTGCTCACGGAGATGGGGCCGCCGTACGCGGCTGAACAGGAGCTCGCCTCCTTCCACTCGATCTCCAAGGGCTACATGGGCGA GTGCGGCTTCCGCGGCGGCTACGTGGAGGTGGTGAATATGGACGCCACGGTGAAGCAGCAGATGCAGAAGCTGCGGAGCGTGCGGCTGTGCCCACCCACCCCGGGCCAGGTCCTGCTCGACGTGGCTGTCAGCCCGCCGGCGCCCTCCGACCCCTCCTTCCCGCGGTTCCAGGCG GAGAGGCGGGCGGTGCTGGCCGAGCTGGCTGCCAAGGCCAAGCTCACGGAGCAGGTCTTCAACGAAGCTCCCGGCATCCGCTGCAACCCGGTGCAGGGCGCCATGTATTCGTTCCCGCGCGTGCAGCTGCCCCCGCGTGCGGTGCAGCGCGCTCAG GAGCTGGGCCTGGCTCCCGACATGTTCTTCTGCCTGCGCCTCCTAGAGGAGACTGGCATCTGCGTGGTGCCTGGGAGTGGCTTCGGACAACGGGAAGGCACCTACCACTTTCG gATGACTATTCTGCCCCCCATGGAGAAGCTACGGCCCCTGCTGGAGAAGCTGAGCCAGTTCCATGCGAAGTTCACCCACGAGTACTCCTGA
- the GPT gene encoding alanine aminotransferase 1 isoform X2: protein MSPAERGVAGAGCRLNLACGPGRLPRVHSPPQLPLGPCCQGAGRGGLRLRLGPYQPALLPGGQRGLRSGRQRWPRSRRHEPWPIEPGPADLTPASGSCCLLSLLPAHLSRVMALRAGEHSQEAANGLKEKVLTLDSMNPYVRRVEYAVRGPIVQRALELEQELRQGVKKPFTEVIRANIGDAQAMGQIPITFPRQVLALCVHPDLLNSPDFPDDAKRRAERILQACGGHSLGAYSISAGVQMIREDVARYIERRDGGIPADPNNIFLSTGASDAIVTVLKLLVTGEGRTRTGVLIPIPQYPLYSAALAEFNAVQVDYYLDEERAWALDVAELRRALRQARDHCRPRALCVINPGNPTGQVQTRECIEDVIRFAFEERLFLLADEVYQDNVYAEGSQFHSFKKVLTEMGPPYAAEQELASFHSISKGYMGECGFRGGYVEVVNMDATVKQQMQKLRSVRLCPPTPGQVLLDVAVSPPAPSDPSFPRFQAERRAVLAELAAKAKLTEQVFNEAPGIRCNPVQGAMYSFPRVQLPPRAVQRAQELGLAPDMFFCLRLLEETGICVVPGSGFGQREGTYHFRMTILPPMEKLRPLLEKLSQFHAKFTHEYS from the exons ATGTCCCCAGCAGAGCGGGGGGTTGCGGGGGCAGGCTGCCGGTTAAATTTAGCGTGTGGGCCGGGGCGGCTGCCCAGGGTCCACTCTCCACCACAGCTGCCACTTGGGCCCTGCTGCCAGGGGGCGGGCAGAGGCGGGCTCCGCCTGAGGCTGGGCCCGTATCAGCCTGCGCTCCTGCCTGGGGGCCAGAGAGGCCTGCGCTCTGGGAGGCAGCGGTGGCCGAGGAGCAGGAGGCACGAG cCCTGGCCCATCGAGCCTGGACCGGCTGACCTCACCCCTGCTTCTGGATCCTGCTGCCTCCTGAGCCTCCTTCCTGCCCATCTGAGCAGAGTCATGGCCTTGAGGGCAGGTGAGCACAGCCAGGAGGCAGCAAATGGGCTGAAGGAGAAGGTGCTGACACTGGACTCCATGAATCCTTATGTCCGGAGGGTGGAGTATGCGGTGCGAGGCCCCATCGTGCAGCGGGCACTGGAGCTGGAGCAAGAGCTGCGCCAG GGCGTAAAGAAGCCCTTCACCGAGGTCATCCGCGCCAACATCGGGGACGCACAGGCCATGGGGCAGATCCCTATCACCTTCCCGCGCCAG GTCCTGGCTCTCTGCGTCCACCCCGATCTCCTGAACAGCCCTGACTTCCCCGACGACGCCAAGAGGAGGGCGGAGCGCATCTTGCAGGCGTGTGGGGGCCACAGCCTGG GGGCCTACAGCATCAGCGCTGGCGTCCAGATGATCCGTGAGGATGTGGCGCGGTACATCGAGCGGCGCGATGGAGGCATTCCCGCTGACCCCAATAACATCTTTCTGTCCACGGGAGCCAGCGATGCCATTGTG ACGGTGCTGAAGTTGCTGGTAACCGGCGAGGGTCGTACGCGCACGGGCGTGCTTATCCCTATCCCTCAGTATCCACTCTACTCGGCCGCGCTGGCCGAGTTCAACGCGGTGCAGGTGGACTACTACCTGGACGAGGAGCGTGCCTGGGCGCTCGACGTGGCCGAGCTGCGGCGCGCGCTGCGCCAGGCGCGTGACCACTGCCGCCCCCGCGCGCTCTGCGTCATCAACCCCGGGAACCCCACCG GGCAGGTGCAGACCCGCGAGTGCATCGAGGACGTGATCCGCTTCGCCTTTGAGGAGAGGCTTTTCCTATTGGCCGATGAG GTGTACCAAGACAACGTGTATGCCGAGGGCTCGCAGTTTCACTCGTTCAAGAAGGTGCTCACGGAGATGGGGCCGCCGTACGCGGCTGAACAGGAGCTCGCCTCCTTCCACTCGATCTCCAAGGGCTACATGGGCGA GTGCGGCTTCCGCGGCGGCTACGTGGAGGTGGTGAATATGGACGCCACGGTGAAGCAGCAGATGCAGAAGCTGCGGAGCGTGCGGCTGTGCCCACCCACCCCGGGCCAGGTCCTGCTCGACGTGGCTGTCAGCCCGCCGGCGCCCTCCGACCCCTCCTTCCCGCGGTTCCAGGCG GAGAGGCGGGCGGTGCTGGCCGAGCTGGCTGCCAAGGCCAAGCTCACGGAGCAGGTCTTCAACGAAGCTCCCGGCATCCGCTGCAACCCGGTGCAGGGCGCCATGTATTCGTTCCCGCGCGTGCAGCTGCCCCCGCGTGCGGTGCAGCGCGCTCAG GAGCTGGGCCTGGCTCCCGACATGTTCTTCTGCCTGCGCCTCCTAGAGGAGACTGGCATCTGCGTGGTGCCTGGGAGTGGCTTCGGACAACGGGAAGGCACCTACCACTTTCG gATGACTATTCTGCCCCCCATGGAGAAGCTACGGCCCCTGCTGGAGAAGCTGAGCCAGTTCCATGCGAAGTTCACCCACGAGTACTCCTGA
- the GPT gene encoding alanine aminotransferase 1 isoform X3, which yields MALRAGEHSQEAANGLKEKVLTLDSMNPYVRRVEYAVRGPIVQRALELEQELRQGVKKPFTEVIRANIGDAQAMGQIPITFPRQVLALCVHPDLLNSPDFPDDAKRRAERILQACGGHSLGAYSISAGVQMIREDVARYIERRDGGIPADPNNIFLSTGASDAIVTVLKLLVTGEGRTRTGVLIPIPQYPLYSAALAEFNAVQVDYYLDEERAWALDVAELRRALRQARDHCRPRALCVINPGNPTGQVQTRECIEDVIRFAFEERLFLLADEVYQDNVYAEGSQFHSFKKVLTEMGPPYAAEQELASFHSISKGYMGECGFRGGYVEVVNMDATVKQQMQKLRSVRLCPPTPGQVLLDVAVSPPAPSDPSFPRFQAERRAVLAELAAKAKLTEQVFNEAPGIRCNPVQGAMYSFPRVQLPPRAVQRAQELGLAPDMFFCLRLLEETGICVVPGSGFGQREGTYHFRMTILPPMEKLRPLLEKLSQFHAKFTHEYS from the exons ATGGCCTTGAGGGCAGGTGAGCACAGCCAGGAGGCAGCAAATGGGCTGAAGGAGAAGGTGCTGACACTGGACTCCATGAATCCTTATGTCCGGAGGGTGGAGTATGCGGTGCGAGGCCCCATCGTGCAGCGGGCACTGGAGCTGGAGCAAGAGCTGCGCCAG GGCGTAAAGAAGCCCTTCACCGAGGTCATCCGCGCCAACATCGGGGACGCACAGGCCATGGGGCAGATCCCTATCACCTTCCCGCGCCAG GTCCTGGCTCTCTGCGTCCACCCCGATCTCCTGAACAGCCCTGACTTCCCCGACGACGCCAAGAGGAGGGCGGAGCGCATCTTGCAGGCGTGTGGGGGCCACAGCCTGG GGGCCTACAGCATCAGCGCTGGCGTCCAGATGATCCGTGAGGATGTGGCGCGGTACATCGAGCGGCGCGATGGAGGCATTCCCGCTGACCCCAATAACATCTTTCTGTCCACGGGAGCCAGCGATGCCATTGTG ACGGTGCTGAAGTTGCTGGTAACCGGCGAGGGTCGTACGCGCACGGGCGTGCTTATCCCTATCCCTCAGTATCCACTCTACTCGGCCGCGCTGGCCGAGTTCAACGCGGTGCAGGTGGACTACTACCTGGACGAGGAGCGTGCCTGGGCGCTCGACGTGGCCGAGCTGCGGCGCGCGCTGCGCCAGGCGCGTGACCACTGCCGCCCCCGCGCGCTCTGCGTCATCAACCCCGGGAACCCCACCG GGCAGGTGCAGACCCGCGAGTGCATCGAGGACGTGATCCGCTTCGCCTTTGAGGAGAGGCTTTTCCTATTGGCCGATGAG GTGTACCAAGACAACGTGTATGCCGAGGGCTCGCAGTTTCACTCGTTCAAGAAGGTGCTCACGGAGATGGGGCCGCCGTACGCGGCTGAACAGGAGCTCGCCTCCTTCCACTCGATCTCCAAGGGCTACATGGGCGA GTGCGGCTTCCGCGGCGGCTACGTGGAGGTGGTGAATATGGACGCCACGGTGAAGCAGCAGATGCAGAAGCTGCGGAGCGTGCGGCTGTGCCCACCCACCCCGGGCCAGGTCCTGCTCGACGTGGCTGTCAGCCCGCCGGCGCCCTCCGACCCCTCCTTCCCGCGGTTCCAGGCG GAGAGGCGGGCGGTGCTGGCCGAGCTGGCTGCCAAGGCCAAGCTCACGGAGCAGGTCTTCAACGAAGCTCCCGGCATCCGCTGCAACCCGGTGCAGGGCGCCATGTATTCGTTCCCGCGCGTGCAGCTGCCCCCGCGTGCGGTGCAGCGCGCTCAG GAGCTGGGCCTGGCTCCCGACATGTTCTTCTGCCTGCGCCTCCTAGAGGAGACTGGCATCTGCGTGGTGCCTGGGAGTGGCTTCGGACAACGGGAAGGCACCTACCACTTTCG gATGACTATTCTGCCCCCCATGGAGAAGCTACGGCCCCTGCTGGAGAAGCTGAGCCAGTTCCATGCGAAGTTCACCCACGAGTACTCCTGA
- the FOXH1 gene encoding forkhead box protein H1: protein MGPCSNPGLGLPEGDSPSQPPKRRKKRYLRHDKPPYTYLAMIALVIQAAPSRRLKLAQIIRQVQAAFPFFRDDYEGWKDSIRHNLSSNRCFRKVPKDPAKPQAKGNFWAVDVSLIPAEALRLQNTALCRRWQSRGARGAFAKDLGPYVLHGRPYQPPSPQSPPCEGFSIKSLLGDSGEETPRSSPRRSGSQRSGEGEVPAAPPPSEKPLWPVCPLPRPIRAEGKTSQGENSKPSVLSPEPRAWPLHLLQGTPDPGVLSGGGHRASLWGQLPTSYLPIYTPNVVMPLAPLPPTSCPRCPPSTSTGYWGVAPETHGPTRLLWDLDTLFQGVPPNKSIYDVWVSHPRDLATPTPGWLLSWYGL, encoded by the exons ATGGGGCCCTGCAGCAACCCCggcctggggctccctgagggggATTCGCCCTCCCAGCCCcccaagaggaggaagaagagatacCTGCGGCATGACAAGCCCCCCTACACCTACTTGGCCATGATCGCCCTTGTGATCCAGGCTGCACCCTCCCGCAGGCTGAAGCTGGCCCAG ATCATCCGTCAGGTCCAGGCCGCGTTCCCCTTCTTCAGGGACGATTACGAAGGCTGGAAAGACTCCATCCGCCACAACCTCTCCTCCAACCGGTGCTTCCGCAAG gtgCCCAAGGATCCCGCGAAGCCCCAGGCCAAGGGCAACTTCTGGGCGGTCGACGTGAGCCTGATCCCGGCCGAGGCGCTGCGGCTGCAGAACACGGCCCTGTGCCGGCGCTGGCAGAGCAGGGGCGCGAGGGGAGCCTTCGCCAAGGACCTCGGCCCCTACGTGCTGCACGGCCGGCCCTACCAGCCGCCCAGTCCCCAGTCGCCGCCCTGCGAGGGCTTCAGCATCAAGTCTCTGCTAGGGGACTCCGGGGAGGAGACGCCGCGGAGCAGCCCCAGACGGTCAGGCTCACAGCGTTCAGGGGAGGGAGAGGTGCCTGCTGCACCCCCGCCCTCTGAGAAGCCTCTGTGGCCGGTCTGCCCCCTCCCAAGGCCCATCAGGGCAGAGGGGAAGACTTCCCAGGGGGAAAACAGCAAGCCCTCCGTCCTGTCCCCtgagcccagggcctggcctcTCCACTTGCTGCAGGGCACCCCAGACCCCGGGGTTCTCTCTGGTGGAGGTCACAGGGCCTCGCTGTGGGGGCAGCTGCCCACCTCCTACTTGCCCATTTACACTCCCAACGTGGTGATGCCTTTGGCCCCACTGccacccacctcctgcccccGGTGCCCCCCCTCCACCAGCACAGGCTATTGGGGGGTGGCCCCGGAAACCCATGGCCCCACAAGGCTGCTCTGGGATCTAGATACTCTCTTTCAGGGGGTGCCACCCAACAAAAGCATCTATGACGTGTGGGTTAGCCACCCCCGAGACCTGgctacccccaccccaggctggctGCTGTCTTGGTACGGCCTGTGa
- the GPT gene encoding alanine aminotransferase 1 isoform X1, with the protein MSGWRDVPSRAGGCGGRLPVKFSVWAGAAAQGPLSTTAATWALLPGGGQRRAPPEAGPVSACAPAWGPERPALWEAAVAEEQEARAPRFLRPGSVTRETGLLCWPGAKMGGPRGLGLGRAPLGVMALRAGEHSQEAANGLKEKVLTLDSMNPYVRRVEYAVRGPIVQRALELEQELRQGVKKPFTEVIRANIGDAQAMGQIPITFPRQVLALCVHPDLLNSPDFPDDAKRRAERILQACGGHSLGAYSISAGVQMIREDVARYIERRDGGIPADPNNIFLSTGASDAIVTVLKLLVTGEGRTRTGVLIPIPQYPLYSAALAEFNAVQVDYYLDEERAWALDVAELRRALRQARDHCRPRALCVINPGNPTGQVQTRECIEDVIRFAFEERLFLLADEVYQDNVYAEGSQFHSFKKVLTEMGPPYAAEQELASFHSISKGYMGECGFRGGYVEVVNMDATVKQQMQKLRSVRLCPPTPGQVLLDVAVSPPAPSDPSFPRFQAERRAVLAELAAKAKLTEQVFNEAPGIRCNPVQGAMYSFPRVQLPPRAVQRAQELGLAPDMFFCLRLLEETGICVVPGSGFGQREGTYHFRMTILPPMEKLRPLLEKLSQFHAKFTHEYS; encoded by the exons ATGAGTGGTTGGAGGGATGTCCCCAGCAGAGCGGGGGGTTGCGGGGGCAGGCTGCCGGTTAAATTTAGCGTGTGGGCCGGGGCGGCTGCCCAGGGTCCACTCTCCACCACAGCTGCCACTTGGGCCCTGCTGCCAGGGGGCGGGCAGAGGCGGGCTCCGCCTGAGGCTGGGCCCGTATCAGCCTGCGCTCCTGCCTGGGGGCCAGAGAGGCCTGCGCTCTGGGAGGCAGCGGTGGCCGAGGAGCAGGAGGCACGAG ccCCAAGATTCCTGAGGCCTGGCTCAGTTACCCGGGAGACAGGCCTGCTCTGCTGGCCGGGAGCAAAGATGGGGGGTCCGAGAGGGCTGGGCCTCGGCCGAGCCCCACTGGG AGTCATGGCCTTGAGGGCAGGTGAGCACAGCCAGGAGGCAGCAAATGGGCTGAAGGAGAAGGTGCTGACACTGGACTCCATGAATCCTTATGTCCGGAGGGTGGAGTATGCGGTGCGAGGCCCCATCGTGCAGCGGGCACTGGAGCTGGAGCAAGAGCTGCGCCAG GGCGTAAAGAAGCCCTTCACCGAGGTCATCCGCGCCAACATCGGGGACGCACAGGCCATGGGGCAGATCCCTATCACCTTCCCGCGCCAG GTCCTGGCTCTCTGCGTCCACCCCGATCTCCTGAACAGCCCTGACTTCCCCGACGACGCCAAGAGGAGGGCGGAGCGCATCTTGCAGGCGTGTGGGGGCCACAGCCTGG GGGCCTACAGCATCAGCGCTGGCGTCCAGATGATCCGTGAGGATGTGGCGCGGTACATCGAGCGGCGCGATGGAGGCATTCCCGCTGACCCCAATAACATCTTTCTGTCCACGGGAGCCAGCGATGCCATTGTG ACGGTGCTGAAGTTGCTGGTAACCGGCGAGGGTCGTACGCGCACGGGCGTGCTTATCCCTATCCCTCAGTATCCACTCTACTCGGCCGCGCTGGCCGAGTTCAACGCGGTGCAGGTGGACTACTACCTGGACGAGGAGCGTGCCTGGGCGCTCGACGTGGCCGAGCTGCGGCGCGCGCTGCGCCAGGCGCGTGACCACTGCCGCCCCCGCGCGCTCTGCGTCATCAACCCCGGGAACCCCACCG GGCAGGTGCAGACCCGCGAGTGCATCGAGGACGTGATCCGCTTCGCCTTTGAGGAGAGGCTTTTCCTATTGGCCGATGAG GTGTACCAAGACAACGTGTATGCCGAGGGCTCGCAGTTTCACTCGTTCAAGAAGGTGCTCACGGAGATGGGGCCGCCGTACGCGGCTGAACAGGAGCTCGCCTCCTTCCACTCGATCTCCAAGGGCTACATGGGCGA GTGCGGCTTCCGCGGCGGCTACGTGGAGGTGGTGAATATGGACGCCACGGTGAAGCAGCAGATGCAGAAGCTGCGGAGCGTGCGGCTGTGCCCACCCACCCCGGGCCAGGTCCTGCTCGACGTGGCTGTCAGCCCGCCGGCGCCCTCCGACCCCTCCTTCCCGCGGTTCCAGGCG GAGAGGCGGGCGGTGCTGGCCGAGCTGGCTGCCAAGGCCAAGCTCACGGAGCAGGTCTTCAACGAAGCTCCCGGCATCCGCTGCAACCCGGTGCAGGGCGCCATGTATTCGTTCCCGCGCGTGCAGCTGCCCCCGCGTGCGGTGCAGCGCGCTCAG GAGCTGGGCCTGGCTCCCGACATGTTCTTCTGCCTGCGCCTCCTAGAGGAGACTGGCATCTGCGTGGTGCCTGGGAGTGGCTTCGGACAACGGGAAGGCACCTACCACTTTCG gATGACTATTCTGCCCCCCATGGAGAAGCTACGGCCCCTGCTGGAGAAGCTGAGCCAGTTCCATGCGAAGTTCACCCACGAGTACTCCTGA
- the PPP1R16A gene encoding protein phosphatase 1 regulatory subunit 16A, with translation MAEHLELLAEMPMVSRMSTQERLKHAQKRRAQQVKMWARAEKEAQGRRASSRPQKRVLFPPSVTLLEAAARNDLEEVRQFLESGVSPDLANEDGLTALHQSCIDDFREMVQQLLEAGARVNARDSECWTPLHAAATCGHLRLVELLIARGADLLAVNTDGNMPYDLCEDEQTLDCLETAMASHGITQDSIEQARALPELHMLEDIRNLLQAGANLDAPRDHGATLLHIAAANGFSEAAALLLEHQASLSAKDRDGWEPLHAAAYWGQVRLVELLVAHGADLNSKSLMDETPLDVCGDEEVRAKLLELKHKHDALLRAQGRQRSLLRRRTSSAGSRGKVVRRVSLTQRTSLYRREHAQEAIVWQQPPPASPEPSEEDEDRQTDAELQPPPLEEEDPEEARPHNGRVGGAPARHLYSKRLDRSVSYQLSPLESASPDALVRAKAHHTLADLKRQRAAAKLQRPPAEGPEAAEAGLPVDTETPQPESGCGVSGEPPLLKLTAPSEEAPVEKRPCCLLM, from the exons ATGGCCGAGCACCTGGAACTGCTGGCAGAGATGCCCATGGTGAGCAGGATGAGCACACAGGAGCGGCTCAAGCACGCCCAGAAGCGACGGGCCCAGCAGGTGAAGATGTGGGCCCGGGCTGAGAAGGAGGCGCAGGGCCGGAGGGCCAGCAGCCGGCCGCAGAAGCGGGTGCTCTTCCCGCCCAGCGTCACCCTCCTCGAGGCGGCTGCCCGGAATGACCTGGAAGAAG TCCGCCAGTTCCTCGAGAGCGGGGTCAGCCCTGACCTGGCCAATGAGGACGGCCTGACAGCCCTGCATCAG AGCTGCATCGATGACTTCCGGGAGATGGTGCAGCAGCTCCTGGAAGCTGGGGCCCGGGTCAATGCCCGCGACAGCGAGTGCTGGACACCGTTGCACGCCGCGGCCACCTGTGGCCATCTGCGCCTGGTGGAGCTGCTCATTGCTCG TGGTGCTGACCTCCTGGCAGTCAACACGGATGGGAACATGCCCTACGACCTGTGTGAGGATGAGCAGACGCTGGACTGCCTGGAGACAGCCATGGCCAGCCATG GCATCACCCAGGACAGCATCGAGCAGGCCCGGGCCCTGCCGGAGCTGCACATGCTGGAGGACATCCGGAACCTGCTGCAGGCAGGGGCCAACCTCGACGCCCCCCGGGACCATGGGGCCACGCTG CTACACATCGCCGCGGCCAACGGGTTCAGCGAGGCGGCCGCCCTGCTGCTGGAGCACCAGGCCAGCCTGAGTGCCAAGGACCGCGATGGCTGGGAGCCGCTGCACGCGGCGGCCTACTGGGGCCAG GTGCGCCTGGTGGAGCTGCTCGTGGCACATGGGGCTGACCTGAACAGCAAGTCCTTGATGGACGAGACGCCTCTCG ATGTGTGCGGGGATGAGGAGGTGCGCGCCAAGCTGCTGGAGCTGAAGCACAAGCACGACGCCCTCCTGCGTGCCCAGGGCCGTCAGCGCTCCCTGCTGCGCCGCCGCACCTCCAGCGCCGGCAGCCGTGG GAAGGTGGTGAGGCGGGTGAGCCTGACCCAGCGCACCAGCCTGTACCGCAGGGAGCACGCCCAGGAGGCCATCGTGTGGCAGCAGCCCCCGCCTGCCAGCCCCGAGCCGTCAGAAGAGGATGAGGACCGCCAGACCGATGCAGAGCTCCAGCCGCCGCCCCTGGAG GAGGAGGACCCCGAAGAGGCCAGGCCGCACAATGGCCGAGTGGGGGGCGCCCCAGCACGGCACCTGTACTCCAAGCGGCTGGACCGGAGCGTCTCCTACCAGCTGAGCCCCCTGGAGAGTGCCTCCCCCGACGCCCTGGTGCGTGCCAAGGCCCACCACACCCTGGCAGATCTCAAGCGCCAGCGGGCTGCTGCCAAGCTGCAACGACCCCCAGCTGAGGGGCCCGAGGCCGCTGAGGCTGGCCTGCCTGTGGACACTGAGACCCCCCAGCCGGAGAGTGGCTGTGGGGTGAGTGGAGAGCCGCCCCTGCTCAAACTCACAGCCCCCTCAGAGGAGGCCCCCGTGGAGAAGAGACCGTGCTGCCTGCTCATGTGA